A part of Agromyces protaetiae genomic DNA contains:
- a CDS encoding dipeptide ABC transporter ATP-binding protein, with translation MPRLELQDLRVVYRTQSEDGPAERTAVDGVSIVLEPGSTLGLAGESGCGKSTLAMSVLRLLPQNARIEGAIRFGDEDILTLGWGRLRAVRWTEAAIVFQGAMHSLNPVQRVEDQIAEALVLHSSKTYRDKAARSARVAELLALVDLPVAKGRSYPHELSGGQKQRIMIAMALACDPELIIADEPTTALDVIVQAQVLDVLTGLVRDRGLSLVMISHDLSVLAATCERIVVMQHGRIVEEGPSLEVMTSPRHPHTQALAAAFPTIGDPASRRRLPNYTAPDAPADGATSVEADAPDASAGREVVLSVEDVSVRFHARGEEVKAVDHVSLDCRAGEIVALVGQSGSGKTTLARTILGLQQPTSGTVRYLGEPMPRSRKGLKEYRRRVQFVLQDPTGSLNPKHTVYEAVAEGPRLHRLPGDEREIVERALREAELTPFERYAQAIPQELSGGQRQRVVIAGALALGPSYLVADEPVASLDASVRGEILALFLRLKHELGLGALVITHDLGLAWNIADRVVVMNQGRIVEQGTVEQVLLDPQHEYTKKLLSVVPSRLAVANG, from the coding sequence ATGCCCAGACTCGAACTCCAGGACCTCCGGGTCGTCTACCGCACCCAGAGCGAGGACGGGCCGGCCGAGCGCACCGCCGTCGACGGCGTGAGCATCGTGCTCGAGCCCGGCTCGACGCTCGGGCTCGCGGGCGAGTCGGGGTGCGGCAAGTCGACGCTCGCGATGAGCGTGCTTCGCCTCCTGCCGCAGAACGCCCGCATCGAGGGCGCGATCCGCTTCGGCGACGAGGACATCCTCACGCTCGGCTGGGGCCGGCTGCGCGCCGTGCGCTGGACGGAGGCGGCCATCGTCTTCCAGGGCGCGATGCACTCGCTGAACCCCGTGCAGCGCGTCGAGGACCAGATCGCCGAGGCGCTCGTGCTGCACTCGTCGAAGACGTACCGCGACAAGGCGGCGCGCTCCGCGCGCGTCGCCGAGCTGCTCGCACTCGTCGACCTGCCCGTCGCGAAGGGTCGCTCCTACCCGCACGAGCTTTCGGGCGGGCAGAAGCAGCGCATCATGATCGCGATGGCGCTCGCGTGCGACCCCGAGCTCATCATCGCCGACGAGCCGACGACCGCCCTCGACGTCATCGTGCAGGCGCAGGTGCTCGACGTCCTCACCGGTCTCGTGCGCGACCGCGGGCTCTCGCTCGTCATGATCAGCCACGACCTCTCGGTGCTCGCGGCGACGTGCGAGCGCATCGTCGTCATGCAGCACGGACGCATCGTCGAGGAGGGGCCGTCGCTCGAGGTCATGACGTCGCCGAGGCATCCGCACACCCAAGCGCTCGCCGCCGCGTTCCCGACGATCGGCGATCCCGCCTCGCGTCGGCGCCTGCCGAACTACACGGCGCCCGACGCTCCCGCCGACGGGGCGACCTCGGTCGAGGCCGATGCGCCGGACGCATCGGCCGGCCGCGAGGTCGTGCTCTCGGTCGAGGACGTCTCGGTGCGCTTCCACGCCCGCGGCGAAGAGGTCAAGGCCGTCGACCACGTGAGCCTCGACTGCCGTGCGGGCGAGATCGTCGCCCTCGTCGGACAGTCCGGCTCGGGCAAGACGACCCTCGCACGTACCATCCTCGGGCTCCAGCAGCCGACCTCCGGCACTGTGCGCTACCTCGGAGAGCCCATGCCCCGCTCTCGCAAGGGCCTCAAGGAGTACCGCCGCCGGGTGCAGTTCGTGCTGCAGGACCCGACCGGGTCGCTGAACCCCAAGCACACGGTCTACGAGGCCGTCGCGGAGGGGCCGCGCCTGCACCGGCTCCCGGGCGACGAGCGCGAGATCGTCGAGCGGGCGCTCCGCGAGGCCGAGCTCACGCCGTTCGAGCGGTACGCGCAGGCGATCCCGCAGGAGCTCTCGGGCGGGCAGCGGCAGCGCGTCGTCATCGCGGGCGCGCTCGCGCTCGGCCCGTCGTACCTCGTCGCCGACGAGCCCGTCGCGAGCCTCGATGCGAGCGTCCGCGGCGAGATCCTCGCGCTCTTCCTGCGGCTCAAGCACGAGCTCGGGCTCGGCGCGCTCGTCATCACGCACGACCTCGGCCTCGCGTGGAACATCGCCGACCGCGTCGTCGTCATGAACCAGGGGCGCATCGTCGAGCAGGGGACGGTCGAGCAGGTGCTGCTCGACCCGCAGCACGAGTACACGAAGAAGCTGCTCTCCGTCGTGCCGTCTCGTCTGGCGGTGGCGAATGGCTGA
- a CDS encoding prolyl oligopeptidase family serine peptidase — protein MAESREVAYGEWPSPITAADVAAAHGSMTWAAQPDGAVWWIQSDPADGGRLALYRAGAPDEAVRLTPLGSNVRNRVHEYGGLPWCAVPGASVPSSFCYTEWTDGRIRLVEGGVARPITPAPDRDGGFRYAELQVVGDEVWALREHHYGDAPTDVVRDYVAIPLDGAAADDPDAVHELGASGHHFLAGLRVSPDGARAAWLGWSHPHMSWGSAELVVADLVDGGFQNPRTLAGGVREGRPDVAVCQLEWDADGTILYLGDENGWWNLRRLDPASGEQTPVLEVEQEIGGALWRPGQRWFAPLGDGRFGVLAADRPGILDPVAGAIEPIAGLDELGLDHWTSTITAHEGRLAAVGHGPAHLPAVVAVETRGEASGRIAVFGTLPALPLIGADASTTLDPEWLPVPEHRWFDAADGVRVPAHVYPPTNPGAHGPAGERPPYVVHIHGGPTGTNGVSLDLEIAYFTSRGVGVVAPEYGGSTGYGRAWRDRLNEQWGVVDLADAETVARGLVAAGEADPGRLVIRGGSAGGFTSARAMTAPSSFAVGLVSYPVIDLIAWMEGENHDLESQYLVSIVGPLPEEVERYRDRSPSEHPAEAHGPVLVLQGLDDRICLAVTTERFVAGLAGSGQPHHYVGYEGEQHGFRKSETVEHAIATEFAFLVRAFELDPVSAEPLGLDEIADVAGLPAVRETRAEAVA, from the coding sequence ATGGCTGAGTCGCGGGAAGTCGCCTACGGCGAGTGGCCATCGCCCATCACGGCGGCGGATGTCGCGGCCGCCCACGGCTCGATGACGTGGGCCGCGCAGCCCGACGGAGCGGTCTGGTGGATCCAGAGCGACCCGGCGGACGGCGGCAGGCTCGCGCTCTACCGCGCTGGAGCGCCCGATGAGGCGGTGCGGCTCACGCCGCTCGGCTCGAACGTCCGCAACCGCGTCCACGAGTACGGCGGGCTGCCGTGGTGCGCCGTGCCCGGGGCATCCGTCCCGTCCTCGTTCTGCTACACGGAGTGGACCGACGGCCGCATCCGGCTCGTCGAGGGCGGTGTCGCGCGACCGATCACACCGGCACCCGACCGGGACGGCGGCTTCCGCTACGCGGAGCTCCAGGTCGTGGGCGACGAGGTGTGGGCGCTCCGCGAGCACCACTACGGCGACGCGCCGACCGATGTCGTGCGCGACTACGTCGCGATCCCGCTCGACGGCGCCGCCGCCGACGACCCCGACGCCGTGCACGAGCTCGGCGCGAGCGGCCACCACTTCCTCGCCGGGCTCCGGGTCTCGCCCGACGGCGCGAGGGCGGCGTGGCTCGGCTGGAGCCACCCGCACATGTCGTGGGGGAGCGCGGAGCTCGTCGTCGCCGACCTCGTCGACGGCGGGTTCCAGAACCCCCGAACGCTCGCGGGCGGAGTGCGCGAAGGCCGCCCCGACGTCGCCGTGTGCCAGCTCGAGTGGGATGCCGACGGCACGATCCTCTACCTCGGGGACGAGAACGGCTGGTGGAACCTCCGCCGCCTGGATCCAGCGTCGGGCGAGCAGACTCCCGTGCTCGAGGTCGAGCAGGAGATCGGCGGAGCGCTGTGGCGTCCGGGCCAGCGCTGGTTCGCGCCGCTCGGCGACGGCCGCTTCGGCGTGCTCGCGGCCGACCGCCCCGGCATCCTCGATCCGGTCGCGGGGGCGATCGAGCCGATCGCCGGGCTCGACGAACTCGGCCTCGACCACTGGACCTCGACGATCACGGCCCATGAGGGCCGTCTCGCGGCCGTCGGTCATGGGCCCGCCCACCTCCCCGCCGTCGTGGCGGTCGAGACCCGCGGCGAGGCATCCGGCCGCATCGCCGTGTTCGGCACGCTGCCTGCGCTGCCGCTCATCGGTGCGGATGCCTCGACGACGCTCGATCCCGAGTGGCTCCCCGTTCCCGAGCACCGTTGGTTCGACGCGGCGGACGGCGTTCGCGTGCCTGCGCACGTCTATCCGCCGACGAACCCCGGCGCCCACGGCCCCGCGGGCGAGCGCCCGCCGTACGTCGTGCACATCCACGGCGGACCGACCGGCACGAACGGTGTGAGCCTCGACCTCGAGATCGCGTACTTCACCTCGCGCGGCGTCGGCGTCGTCGCACCCGAGTACGGCGGGTCGACGGGCTACGGCCGCGCATGGCGCGACCGACTGAACGAGCAGTGGGGCGTCGTCGACCTCGCCGACGCCGAGACCGTCGCGCGCGGGCTCGTCGCGGCGGGCGAGGCCGACCCCGGCCGGCTCGTGATCCGCGGCGGCAGCGCGGGCGGCTTCACGAGCGCGCGCGCGATGACCGCGCCGTCGAGCTTCGCCGTCGGACTCGTGAGCTATCCCGTGATCGACCTCATCGCGTGGATGGAGGGCGAGAACCACGACCTCGAATCTCAGTACCTCGTGAGCATCGTCGGGCCGCTGCCCGAGGAGGTCGAGCGCTACCGCGACCGGTCGCCGTCGGAGCATCCGGCCGAAGCGCACGGGCCGGTGCTCGTCCTCCAGGGCCTCGACGACCGGATCTGCCTCGCCGTGACGACCGAGCGGTTCGTCGCGGGCCTTGCGGGCTCGGGCCAGCCGCACCACTACGTCGGGTACGAGGGCGAGCAGCACGGGTTCCGCAAGAGCGAGACCGTCGAGCACGCCATCGCGACCGAGTTCGCGTTCCTCGTACGCGCGTTCGAGCTCGATCCCGTGTCGGCCGAGCCGCTCGGGCTCGACGAGATCGCGGACGTCGCGGGCCTGCCGGCAGTCCGCGAAACGCGAGCGGAGGCGGTCGCATGA
- a CDS encoding S66 peptidase family protein — MSARASAAAVSASAPAGSDVPPELGPLRPGARVALVAVSGPPAAPLVERSLDLVRAWGLEPVVFPSVAASHPRASYLAGDDAQRAADLQQAWCDPSIDAVFCVRGGYGSVRVLDRLDVSALAAAAPKPLFGSSDVTGVHEFWLERLGVATWFTPMLATGALLDDDEAIESLRRSVLEPVAGRVYTSSDARVLVPGRATGQTVGGNLSLVAMTLGAKGRPPVDNTGRIALLEDVTEATYRVDGFLMSLLRAGWFDGIAGIALGSWHECGPLEEIEALAVELLAPLGVPLVWELGFGHGPRAHSVPLGTIATLEAEDAPRLVVG; from the coding sequence ATGAGCGCACGCGCATCCGCGGCGGCGGTGTCCGCGTCGGCGCCGGCCGGCTCGGACGTCCCGCCCGAGCTCGGACCGCTGCGGCCGGGCGCGCGCGTCGCGCTCGTCGCGGTGAGCGGCCCGCCGGCCGCGCCCCTGGTCGAGCGGTCGCTCGATCTCGTGCGGGCATGGGGGCTCGAGCCCGTCGTGTTCCCGAGCGTCGCGGCGTCGCACCCGCGTGCGAGCTATCTCGCGGGCGACGACGCGCAGCGTGCCGCCGACCTGCAGCAGGCGTGGTGCGATCCCTCGATCGATGCCGTGTTCTGCGTCCGGGGCGGCTATGGATCGGTGCGCGTGCTCGATCGCCTGGATGTCTCGGCCCTCGCCGCCGCGGCCCCGAAGCCGCTCTTCGGCAGTTCCGACGTCACGGGCGTCCACGAGTTCTGGCTCGAGCGCCTCGGGGTCGCGACGTGGTTCACGCCCATGCTCGCGACCGGTGCGCTCCTCGACGACGACGAGGCTATCGAGAGCCTCCGGCGCTCCGTCCTCGAGCCCGTCGCGGGGCGGGTCTACACGTCGTCCGATGCGCGCGTGCTCGTGCCCGGGCGCGCCACGGGACAGACCGTCGGCGGCAACCTGAGCCTCGTCGCGATGACGCTCGGCGCCAAGGGGCGTCCGCCCGTCGACAACACCGGCCGCATCGCGCTGCTCGAAGACGTCACCGAGGCGACCTACCGGGTCGACGGGTTCCTGATGTCGCTCCTCCGGGCCGGCTGGTTCGACGGCATCGCGGGCATCGCGCTCGGCAGTTGGCACGAGTGCGGACCGCTCGAGGAGATCGAGGCGCTCGCCGTCGAACTCCTCGCGCCGCTCGGCGTGCCGCTCGTGTGGGAGCTCGGCTTCGGCCACGGGCCGCGGGCGCACAGTGTGCCGCTCGGCACCATCGCGACGCTCGAGGCCGAGGATGCGCCGCGTCTCGTCGTGGGCTGA
- a CDS encoding M20/M25/M40 family metallo-hydrolase: MSRNDRIATLVERLRLAVALESPTGDARAIAALGAHLTERFTRLGAAVSVEPHETGPNLAFAFPGTAGRESEAPVLFLAHADTVWPVGTLASTMPWRDDDGIVAGPGAFDMKGGIIAFEGALELLAESGAAHRPLTLLLVADEEIGSPSSRALVESHGRCAVAVLGLESPHADGALKTARLGSTRVRLTVVGRESHAALDPDGGVSAIEELVDQLLRVREIAAAHPTVLCNVGTIAGGGRTNVVAGRAHADIGFRFPDASTERAVLDALAALAPVRSGGELSVEVLSSRPAWGVDARHDALTAEIAAAAATVGQAVDGRPATGAADTNLTGALGVPTVDGLGPRGAGAHAVHEHVVAASLAERAELIAALLARI; this comes from the coding sequence GTGTCACGTAACGATCGCATCGCCACCCTGGTCGAACGGCTCCGCCTCGCAGTCGCGCTCGAGTCTCCGACTGGCGACGCCCGCGCGATCGCCGCGCTGGGGGCGCACCTGACCGAACGATTCACCCGACTGGGGGCAGCCGTCTCCGTCGAACCGCACGAGACCGGCCCCAACCTCGCCTTCGCGTTCCCCGGCACCGCCGGTCGCGAGTCCGAGGCCCCCGTGCTCTTCCTCGCCCACGCCGACACCGTGTGGCCCGTCGGCACGCTCGCGTCGACGATGCCGTGGCGCGATGACGACGGCATCGTCGCAGGCCCCGGCGCATTCGACATGAAGGGCGGCATCATCGCCTTCGAAGGCGCGCTCGAACTGCTCGCCGAGTCGGGCGCCGCGCACCGGCCCCTGACCCTCCTCCTCGTCGCCGACGAAGAGATCGGCTCGCCCTCCTCGCGCGCGCTCGTCGAGTCGCACGGCCGCTGCGCCGTCGCCGTGCTCGGCCTCGAGTCCCCCCACGCCGACGGAGCCCTGAAGACCGCCCGCCTCGGATCGACGCGCGTGCGTCTCACCGTCGTCGGCCGCGAGTCGCACGCCGCCCTCGACCCCGACGGCGGCGTGTCGGCGATCGAGGAACTCGTCGACCAGCTCCTGCGCGTGCGCGAGATCGCGGCGGCGCACCCGACCGTGCTGTGCAACGTCGGCACGATCGCGGGCGGCGGGCGCACCAACGTCGTCGCGGGTCGCGCACACGCCGACATCGGCTTCCGATTCCCGGATGCCTCGACCGAGCGCGCCGTGCTCGACGCCCTCGCCGCACTGGCTCCAGTCCGCTCGGGCGGCGAGCTCTCGGTCGAGGTGCTCTCGAGCCGACCCGCATGGGGGGTCGACGCACGTCACGACGCGCTCACCGCCGAGATCGCCGCCGCCGCCGCGACCGTCGGGCAGGCCGTCGACGGACGCCCTGCAACCGGCGCCGCCGACACCAACCTCACGGGAGCACTCGGCGTGCCGACCGTCGACGGGCTCGGCCCGCGAGGCGCGGGCGCCCACGCCGTGCACGAGCACGTGGTCGCCGCCTCGCTCGCCGAACGCGCCGAGCTCATCGCCGCGCTGCTCGCCCGGATCTGA
- a CDS encoding GNAT family N-acetyltransferase yields the protein MSIVPLDTLARQRAAAVLYREVFAYADTDHSVNPKLLQGLVDNGGTALGVFTADGRALGFCYGFSAIDASGLYHYSQATVIAASEQGRGLGRALKHAQADAARALGARSMRWTYDPALTRNAHFNLDVLGGVGIRFRHDYYGEPGTDRVVVDWPLDPELAAAAASRRVRALADASSLAASTDVEGRADAAGVVVATGADVRTISAPLDGGAVAPVHRPALGAAIAAAMADGLVARSCGLDSRSGVSDGPTADLPPARAVYVFGGR from the coding sequence GTGTCCATCGTGCCCCTCGACACCCTCGCACGGCAACGCGCGGCCGCAGTGCTCTACCGCGAGGTCTTCGCGTACGCCGACACCGATCACTCGGTCAACCCCAAGCTCCTGCAGGGTCTCGTCGACAACGGCGGCACGGCGCTCGGCGTCTTCACCGCCGACGGACGCGCGCTCGGGTTCTGCTACGGCTTCTCCGCGATCGACGCGAGCGGCCTCTACCACTACTCGCAGGCGACCGTCATCGCAGCCTCCGAGCAGGGCCGCGGACTCGGCCGAGCCCTCAAGCACGCGCAGGCCGACGCCGCCCGCGCCCTCGGCGCTCGCTCGATGCGCTGGACGTACGACCCCGCGCTCACCCGGAACGCGCACTTCAACCTCGACGTGCTCGGCGGCGTCGGCATCCGGTTCCGGCACGACTACTACGGCGAACCCGGCACCGACCGAGTCGTCGTCGACTGGCCGCTCGACCCCGAGCTCGCCGCCGCCGCGGCGTCCCGCCGGGTGCGCGCGCTCGCCGACGCATCCTCACTCGCAGCCTCGACCGACGTCGAGGGCCGCGCCGACGCGGCGGGCGTCGTCGTCGCGACCGGCGCCGACGTGCGCACGATCTCGGCGCCCCTCGACGGCGGCGCGGTCGCTCCCGTGCATCGGCCGGCGCTCGGCGCCGCGATCGCCGCGGCCATGGCCGACGGGCTCGTGGCCCGCTCGTGCGGACTCGACTCGCGCTCGGGGGTGTCCGACGGGCCGACCGCCGATCTTCCGCCCGCTCGCGCCGTCTACGTCTTCGGAGGGCGATGA
- a CDS encoding MurR/RpiR family transcriptional regulator, with translation MQRRSAAVLKRRVIEQERRQLELALDWARDDDAFERVAAQIVAARRRFILGAAKSFTYASLLALDLSAGLANVTLIDGTIVRPLDVLSDVRSSDVLVAISLSRYRRYTVDMALQFAKAGGTLIVVTDSPDAPLVQHASERIIVSTESASFANSPTSVALVIHLLATLTTASAKGAGRRLAERDRLAESLDLYVEN, from the coding sequence GTGCAACGACGTTCCGCCGCCGTGCTCAAGCGTCGCGTCATCGAGCAGGAGCGCCGCCAGCTCGAGCTCGCCCTCGACTGGGCCCGCGACGACGACGCGTTCGAACGCGTCGCCGCCCAGATCGTCGCGGCGCGGCGCCGATTCATCCTGGGCGCTGCGAAGTCGTTCACGTACGCCTCGCTCCTCGCTCTCGACCTCAGCGCCGGGCTCGCGAACGTCACGCTCATCGACGGCACGATCGTGCGGCCGCTCGACGTGCTGAGCGATGTCCGCTCCTCCGACGTGCTCGTCGCGATCTCCCTGTCGCGCTACCGGCGGTACACGGTCGACATGGCGCTCCAGTTCGCGAAGGCGGGAGGCACCCTCATCGTCGTGACCGACTCGCCCGACGCGCCCCTCGTGCAGCACGCGTCGGAACGCATCATCGTGAGCACCGAGAGCGCCTCGTTCGCGAACTCGCCGACCTCGGTCGCCCTCGTCATCCACCTCCTCGCGACCCTCACGACCGCGAGCGCCAAGGGCGCCGGCCGTCGACTCGCCGAACGCGATCGGCTCGCCGAATCGCTCGACCTCTACGTGGAGAACTGA
- the menC gene encoding o-succinylbenzoate synthase — translation MRIVQARLQRVRLPLVHEFQTSSHTKGALEHLLVRLVSDDGLVAWGEIASPSGPFYGAETTDTCWLIARDHLLPRLVGAEWDTPEEAAGLWRGVRGNRFAKAGVDAAVWALHAAANGVSLSQDLGGTATEVVAGVSLGIEPTIDGLLEQVAAHIASGYPRVKLKIAPGWDVEPVRAVRAAFGPDLDLHVDANGAYREEPDHLAALVALDEHRLTMIEQPFAPDDLLAHARLQARIETPVCLDESVESVDDLHTALALGAGRILNIKVSRMGGLTPARAAHAVALDAGMPVWCGGMHEFGVGRAANLAIASLPGFVLPSDVSGSDKYYARDVTTEPIRALQGRVAVPASPGLGYDVDEEFTASNTVDVVVLGDASAEASAVPLATRA, via the coding sequence ATGCGCATCGTCCAGGCACGCCTTCAGCGCGTGCGCCTTCCGCTCGTGCACGAGTTCCAGACGAGCTCCCACACGAAGGGTGCGCTCGAGCATCTGCTCGTACGGCTCGTCTCAGACGACGGACTCGTGGCGTGGGGCGAGATCGCCTCGCCGAGCGGCCCGTTCTACGGCGCCGAGACGACCGACACGTGCTGGCTCATCGCGCGCGACCACCTGCTGCCGCGGCTCGTGGGCGCCGAGTGGGATACCCCCGAAGAGGCGGCCGGCCTGTGGCGCGGGGTGCGCGGCAACCGCTTCGCGAAGGCGGGCGTGGATGCGGCGGTGTGGGCGTTGCACGCGGCCGCGAACGGGGTCTCGCTCTCCCAGGACCTCGGCGGCACGGCGACCGAGGTCGTCGCGGGCGTCTCACTCGGCATCGAGCCGACGATCGACGGGCTCCTCGAGCAGGTCGCCGCCCACATCGCCTCGGGCTACCCGCGGGTGAAGCTCAAGATCGCTCCCGGCTGGGACGTCGAGCCCGTGCGCGCCGTTCGTGCAGCGTTCGGACCCGACCTCGACCTGCACGTCGACGCGAACGGCGCCTACCGCGAGGAACCCGACCACCTCGCGGCACTCGTCGCCCTCGACGAGCATCGGCTCACGATGATCGAGCAGCCCTTCGCGCCCGACGACCTGCTCGCTCACGCGCGTCTGCAGGCCCGCATCGAGACGCCCGTCTGTCTCGACGAGTCGGTCGAGTCGGTCGACGACCTGCACACGGCGCTCGCGCTCGGCGCGGGCCGCATTCTCAACATCAAGGTCTCGCGCATGGGCGGGCTCACGCCCGCGCGCGCCGCGCACGCCGTCGCACTCGACGCCGGGATGCCCGTGTGGTGCGGCGGCATGCACGAGTTCGGCGTGGGGCGCGCCGCGAACCTCGCGATCGCGAGCCTGCCCGGCTTCGTGCTGCCGAGCGATGTGTCGGGCTCCGACAAGTACTATGCACGGGATGTCACGACCGAGCCGATTCGCGCCCTCCAGGGTCGTGTCGCGGTGCCCGCTTCTCCGGGCCTCGGCTACGACGTCGACGAGGAGTTCACGGCGAGCAACACGGTCGACGTCGTCGTCTTGGGGGATGCCTCGGCCGAGGCATCGGCCGTGCCGCTCGCGACTCGCGCCTGA
- the rmuC gene encoding DNA recombination protein RmuC, with the protein MEILLLVIGLVVGAALGSLVMWVVAARRASEAASTAAPVEDPALVEARHEQALIRLRAEADAALARSVAEQQQLQSQLRAELAAVEATADGLREQIESARQQYREIVERQKAEQREREAREAGDSKVLQALAPVKQSLTEMQTKVADLETQRHRQHGELSQQLKIAAESEERLRSTAESLASALRSNSTRGVWGETQLRSVVEAAGLLERVDFDTQRSISTDAGAGRPDMVIHLPGGKNIAVDAKVPFTAFLEASQIPATAAGAEGAQRDALLKHHVKAVRDHINALNSKTYWEGLGASPELVIAFIPSESLISSALEADPSLLEYAFSKRVALASPVTLWSVLKTVAFSWQQDVLTNEAKSLFDLSRELYSRLATTAGQIEKLGRTIERTVKDYNTFVGSLESRVLPTARKLKALDETKVFASLEGIDESPRELTAYEFTTAMAAAESGAAIESGDASTAPAVDDSLFEADLDPDLRSI; encoded by the coding sequence ATGGAGATCCTGCTGCTCGTCATCGGCCTCGTGGTCGGCGCCGCCCTCGGTTCGCTCGTCATGTGGGTCGTCGCCGCGCGCCGCGCCTCCGAGGCCGCGTCGACCGCCGCCCCGGTCGAAGACCCGGCCCTCGTCGAGGCGCGCCACGAGCAGGCGCTCATACGGCTTCGCGCCGAGGCCGACGCCGCGCTCGCGCGCTCCGTCGCCGAGCAGCAGCAGCTCCAGTCGCAGCTGCGCGCCGAACTCGCGGCCGTCGAGGCCACAGCAGACGGGCTTCGCGAGCAGATCGAGTCCGCCCGGCAGCAGTACCGCGAGATCGTCGAGCGACAGAAGGCCGAGCAACGCGAGCGCGAGGCGCGCGAGGCGGGCGACAGCAAGGTGCTCCAGGCGCTCGCACCCGTCAAGCAGAGCCTCACCGAGATGCAGACGAAGGTCGCAGACCTCGAGACCCAGCGCCACCGCCAGCACGGCGAGCTCAGCCAGCAGCTCAAGATCGCCGCCGAGAGCGAAGAGCGGCTTCGCTCGACGGCCGAGTCCCTCGCCTCGGCCCTCCGGTCGAACAGCACACGCGGCGTGTGGGGCGAGACCCAGCTGCGCAGCGTCGTCGAAGCCGCGGGCCTTCTCGAACGCGTCGACTTCGACACGCAGCGCTCGATCTCGACCGACGCCGGGGCGGGTCGCCCCGACATGGTCATCCACCTCCCCGGAGGCAAGAACATCGCCGTCGACGCGAAGGTCCCGTTCACGGCGTTCCTCGAGGCGAGCCAGATCCCGGCGACCGCGGCGGGTGCCGAGGGCGCGCAACGCGACGCCCTCCTCAAGCACCACGTCAAGGCGGTGCGCGACCACATCAACGCGCTCAACTCCAAGACCTACTGGGAGGGACTCGGCGCTTCCCCCGAGCTGGTCATCGCCTTCATCCCGAGCGAATCGCTCATCTCGAGCGCCCTCGAAGCCGACCCGTCGCTGCTCGAGTACGCCTTCTCCAAGCGCGTCGCGCTCGCCTCGCCCGTCACGCTGTGGTCGGTGCTCAAGACGGTGGCGTTCAGCTGGCAGCAAGACGTCCTGACGAACGAGGCGAAGTCGCTTTTCGACCTGAGCCGCGAGCTCTACTCGCGCCTCGCCACGACCGCGGGCCAGATCGAGAAGCTCGGGCGCACGATCGAACGCACCGTCAAGGACTACAACACCTTCGTCGGCTCGCTCGAGAGCCGGGTGCTCCCGACCGCCCGCAAGCTCAAGGCGCTCGACGAGACCAAGGTGTTCGCGTCGCTCGAGGGCATCGACGAGTCACCGCGCGAGCTCACGGCGTACGAGTTCACGACCGCGATGGCGGCTGCCGAGTCCGGTGCCGCGATCGAGTCGGGCGATGCGTCGACCGCGCCTGCGGTCGACGACTCCCTCTTCGAGGCCGACCTCGACCCCGACCTCCGCTCGATCTGA
- a CDS encoding 3'-5' exonuclease, translated as MPVDFTAIDFETANSSGASACSVGLVKVRGGDVVDRAYWLLRPPFPHDEFHEWNVRIHGITPEMVADASTWADRMPEFRAFAGDDWLVAHNASFDMGVIAKSCEAFGVDVPNHPYLCSLQVARKTYHLDSYRLPSAAMAAGFEDFSHHNALDDALACAAIVQHAAKRHDVDDLAALARVTAVRVGALGPVATRERGALHGPMALQ; from the coding sequence GTGCCAGTGGACTTCACCGCGATCGATTTCGAGACCGCGAACTCGTCGGGGGCGTCCGCGTGCTCCGTCGGGCTCGTGAAGGTGCGGGGCGGCGACGTCGTCGACCGCGCATACTGGCTGCTCAGACCGCCGTTCCCGCACGACGAGTTCCACGAATGGAACGTGCGCATCCACGGGATCACGCCCGAGATGGTCGCGGATGCCTCGACGTGGGCCGACCGCATGCCCGAGTTCCGCGCGTTCGCGGGCGACGACTGGCTCGTCGCCCACAACGCGTCGTTCGACATGGGTGTCATCGCGAAGTCGTGCGAGGCGTTCGGGGTCGACGTGCCGAACCATCCGTACCTCTGCAGCCTGCAGGTCGCACGCAAGACCTATCACCTCGACTCGTACCGGCTGCCGTCGGCGGCGATGGCCGCCGGCTTCGAGGACTTCTCGCACCACAATGCGCTCGACGACGCACTCGCCTGCGCGGCGATCGTGCAGCACGCGGCGAAGCGCCACGACGTCGACGACCTCGCCGCGCTCGCGCGCGTGACGGCCGTGCGCGTCGGCGCGCTCGGGCCCGTCGCGACGCGCGAGCGCGGGGCCCTGCACGGGCCGATGGCCCTGCAGTAG